The following are from one region of the Prevotella communis genome:
- a CDS encoding flavodoxin has product MRKLFSLIVMMATMTTSYAQKQLVLYYSETGTTKTIAQELQKQLGADIEEIEAVVPYSGNFQETIQRGQREMQSGEMPAIKPLKKQIADYDIIFLGYPIWFGTYANPIITLVKEQDFAGKTIVPFCTFGSGGLNTSSDALKKALPKATIAKGYGVRTARVNAAAKELDRFLKENGYKKGSVEKLPDYSAQQPVTDAERQIFDAACSSYQFPLGTPQTVGKRQTPDGTDYKFTVASRGMNGGGETTSIIYVTVGKDAKAEFTEVVR; this is encoded by the coding sequence ATGAGAAAACTATTTTCACTTATCGTCATGATGGCAACAATGACAACAAGTTATGCACAAAAGCAGCTGGTGCTGTATTATTCTGAGACAGGAACAACGAAGACCATTGCTCAGGAGCTGCAGAAACAGTTAGGAGCCGATATCGAAGAGATAGAGGCTGTAGTGCCCTACTCTGGCAATTTCCAAGAGACAATCCAACGCGGACAACGCGAGATGCAGAGCGGCGAGATGCCAGCTATTAAGCCTTTAAAGAAACAGATTGCCGACTACGACATCATTTTCCTAGGCTACCCCATTTGGTTTGGCACCTATGCCAATCCAATCATCACGCTAGTAAAAGAGCAAGACTTTGCCGGTAAGACGATAGTGCCATTCTGTACTTTCGGCAGTGGTGGTCTGAACACCTCTTCAGATGCGCTCAAGAAAGCATTACCAAAAGCCACTATTGCAAAAGGCTATGGTGTACGCACTGCCCGCGTAAATGCCGCCGCAAAGGAACTTGACCGTTTCCTGAAAGAGAATGGTTACAAGAAAGGGAGCGTAGAGAAGTTGCCCGACTATTCCGCACAACAACCGGTTACTGATGCAGAACGACAGATTTTCGACGCCGCCTGCTCCAGCTATCAGTTCCCCTTGGGCACACCACAAACAGTAGGCAAGCGTCAGACACCCGATGGCACCGATTACAAATTTACGGTTGCCAGCCGTGGCATGAACGGTGGCGGTGAGACAACATCCATTATCTACGTCACCGTAGGCAAGGATGCCAAAGCTGAGTTTACGGAAGTAGTACGTTAA
- a CDS encoding chitobiase/beta-hexosaminidase C-terminal domain-containing protein, with product MNKIYEKGVTRNQQAYSHTIAILMSMLRVWLEYGWSMARVWLKYASPTTRFLRPFSSKRAELERRLVGHEITTHSWRDYGSLMTRLRLTISMLLMLTLGSGNVWGQTDYSGVYYIGTVTHSTESTTNNFYLCPTEGYYYYQSTSPYYTNVDNGMPFLTTYNCRSTVGYNERKALWVIEKHPSLDCYYIKHAIDGKYLTYNAGFLTNMGRVRFHLEESPSNNDYALFYINYYDNTSSYEIISKYASDNNIDPDSNKPRKYLNINKGNQQSLAGTDADKTQAILTGGIIGLWTAGNSESSGSGKFYLESAVSIDPPTITNNFDGTITIAAATGATIYYTTDGSTPTTESYAGTGTTSVNVNQTESMTVIKAIAKVESDYYPTVATTYNLPNCERPSISVSGGYVTITCTTEGATIHYTTDGTHATSSSTVYTGPFAKGSANEIRAIATKVGYVNSNETALLPPTEVSFSSEITDMNGNYSLASDFSSDVSIGTSENPFSGTIDGNYITFSLSQAFIDVADGAIIKNIIISSANISGSGNAGAIVNTAKGSTRIYNCGVLDGSISGDDNVGGIAGELQGLSRVINCYNYANIESGNNCGGIVGYNRVASTSSNLQTMVMNCMFYGNITGGNAAPIYGGEIIHNKYSNANNTGLNNYCYFLYDEEKVPYVKEIANDKYHGALGAEERYLNRFEFFRMTLNSTRDMAAFYVTGDATQKDEMAKWVLDKSIAPYPILKTQGKYPSVVNPDAAHATAQTDRNKGGLLGTLSVTISGVGGGAQFTAPSGASLTTDNLTLNITDKDYDNFNYNYKKVQLPYYNEVGKGNYTDGRVVTGWKITSITGGTPGSFTTDTYDYPSFNYVDRKCTNKDLYGTGGSNRVFAQGAYWEVPDGVESITIEPYWAKAVYLSDANYDVTYNGTSKYGVTVGGSCPSTYNGQQVYNSVSSAMTALGSNASHSVYDYAVVLVGNYHQYSNDALVKDNKPVTFMSADLDGDDEPDNTLFYYHNQRKRVSPIRFDFLNIPGVGMVKRTYDATMDPEPGIFKPRGWFEITNTVFIRFGQFEYAGGNNGDTKDNMAPLILQGGIYEQFVSCTRANAQNTNYLLIGSNAWFKNFANGCHTAQANTTPKVPINVAGGDYTNFYLTGIYQPNTNENVENAECYIDGGRFTEVAGAGMQQIKGDVTWLINAADITSFFGGGINATKPITGSISTTISNSNVDEFYGGPKFGDMYEEKTVTTNATDCHFGKFFGAGYGGTAFNRVGCEDDSKTDNSRGWDSWVTKYYKRAYDEGNGGISTNYDYEFILHSDGNQTVARFFVNYASLSLASTRNVTNTLSGCTIGTFYGGGSLGAVNGDVNSTLTNCTVTGSAFGAGFSASVPTVEVWNTGAFLTPKPTYNRTANVFNNANVKTPKDNDQFDVYTWSNTYGTNADPFTDEDGKHYIHTDVSLEGLGSVTGKATLTINGTTTVGKSVYGGGEESGVAGDTEVNVTSGTIGSQGQGGVEYGNVYGGGKGKVGDKVAGYVKGNTTVNISQASADKPTTIYHNVYGGGAYGSVGDFTYDGTTGMPTACAENTGSCTVNIQSGTFGWDGKENGMVFGSSRGDVATPEGDPAVDPNDRMAWVYSTHVTIGDAGAATSPTIKGSVYGSGENGHTFQNTIVDINKGIIGITDTGTDGGAAYAYRGNVYGGGCGTDKYDSDGDDIKDAYNPLAGIVKGTTTVNITGGHVVHNVYGAGAMGSVGGGADAASGKTTINISGGRIGYDGDGNGHIFGAARGEYGVSTAASGLANVRETSVNINYTTTPAADNADKNVQLIAGTVFGGGEAGTVKGSVAVNMTGGLILKDVYGGGALADTQTDNWDATANENAGGWADAEKKSALHTTTVRLTGGRIGEDVFGGGLGEAGKPAYVWGDVLIDLNGTTSSGDTGSPIDADAKGCVVGQVFGCNNINGTPKGTVTVHVYATQSPDKDNISTKPAKGTETFDVEAVYGGGSLAAYEPEGGKNTNKSTKVIIDGCGLTSIRQVYGGGNAASTPATNVEVNGTYEILELFGGGNGLDNLPDGRPNPGANVGYKNYTIYEKDGEDKWIAKDDPAYDTKEERTAEASAIVYGTGQASVNVFGGTIHRVFGGSNTKGNVRKSAVTLLDENSGCDFCVDEAYGGGKSAPMDAEAKLLMACIPGLKAAYGGARAADIQGDVVLNITNGTFDRIFGGNNESGTIRGSIVVNIEETGCRPLIIGELYGGGNLAGYSKYGYKKVDDVWLPREAKDGQEPGTVLAADPQVNVRSFTSIGSIYGGGYGETAVMVGNPHVNINVTEGKYAANGYEGTEKTIDGHQVIIPPHVQGKIGAIQNVYGGGYGAKVDGDTYVNIGTQVGESIVFNTPFTKTVNNIEVITTSEDRTHEVKGVDIRGSIYGGGYGSTAVVTGNTNVQIGK from the coding sequence ATGAACAAAATATATGAGAAGGGAGTAACAAGGAATCAGCAAGCCTATAGCCATACTATAGCCATACTCATGAGTATGCTTAGAGTATGGCTAGAGTATGGCTGGAGTATGGCTAGAGTATGGCTAAAGTATGCCTCGCCTACAACGAGGTTCTTGCGTCCTTTCAGTAGCAAGCGAGCAGAGCTCGAGCGACGGCTCGTCGGTCACGAGATTACTACTCACTCATGGCGAGATTACGGCTCACTCATGACGAGATTACGGCTCACTATATCCATGCTCCTGATGCTCACATTAGGAAGCGGTAATGTGTGGGGACAAACTGACTATTCGGGAGTGTATTATATCGGTACTGTAACTCATAGTACCGAAAGTACTACCAATAACTTCTATCTATGTCCCACGGAAGGATATTATTATTATCAATCTACATCCCCATACTATACTAACGTAGATAATGGCATGCCTTTCCTTACTACCTACAATTGCCGAAGTACTGTAGGGTATAATGAAAGGAAAGCTCTGTGGGTTATTGAGAAGCACCCTAGTTTAGATTGCTATTATATCAAGCATGCTATTGATGGGAAATATCTAACTTACAATGCTGGCTTTTTAACGAACATGGGGCGTGTACGTTTTCATCTTGAAGAATCACCTTCTAATAATGATTACGCATTGTTTTATATTAACTACTACGACAATACATCTTCTTATGAAATCATTTCTAAATATGCTTCGGACAATAATATCGACCCCGATAGTAATAAGCCAAGAAAATATCTAAATATTAACAAAGGAAACCAACAGTCCCTTGCAGGAACGGATGCTGATAAAACCCAGGCGATTTTGACTGGTGGTATCATTGGTCTATGGACAGCTGGTAATTCTGAAAGTTCAGGAAGTGGCAAGTTTTACCTTGAATCTGCAGTATCAATCGACCCTCCTACCATTACCAATAATTTTGATGGCACAATAACCATTGCGGCAGCGACTGGCGCTACCATATATTATACTACTGATGGCAGCACGCCAACCACAGAATCTTATGCAGGTACTGGTACTACTTCCGTTAATGTCAACCAGACGGAGAGCATGACAGTCATTAAGGCGATTGCCAAGGTGGAAAGTGATTATTACCCTACGGTTGCTACTACATACAACCTGCCCAACTGCGAAAGACCTTCTATTTCTGTTAGTGGTGGTTATGTTACCATCACTTGCACTACTGAAGGTGCTACGATTCATTATACAACAGATGGTACCCACGCCACATCATCTTCAACTGTCTATACTGGACCATTTGCTAAGGGCAGCGCTAATGAAATCAGAGCCATTGCCACAAAAGTAGGTTATGTAAACTCCAATGAGACCGCTCTGTTGCCTCCAACAGAAGTTTCTTTTTCGAGTGAGATAACAGACATGAATGGCAATTATTCACTGGCGTCAGATTTCAGTTCTGATGTTTCTATAGGTACTTCAGAAAATCCTTTTAGTGGTACCATTGACGGCAACTACATAACCTTCTCTCTTAGTCAAGCCTTTATAGACGTGGCCGATGGAGCTATCATCAAGAATATTATCATCAGTAGTGCTAACATAAGTGGCTCAGGCAATGCGGGAGCCATCGTAAATACAGCAAAAGGATCAACGAGAATCTATAATTGTGGAGTATTAGATGGTTCTATCAGTGGTGATGACAATGTAGGAGGCATTGCGGGTGAACTGCAAGGCTTATCACGTGTTATTAACTGCTACAACTATGCCAACATTGAAAGCGGAAATAATTGCGGCGGTATTGTAGGGTACAACCGAGTGGCATCCACCAGCAGCAACTTGCAGACTATGGTGATGAACTGTATGTTCTATGGTAACATTACAGGTGGAAACGCTGCTCCTATCTATGGTGGAGAAATAATCCACAACAAATATTCCAATGCAAACAATACAGGTCTTAATAATTACTGCTACTTCCTGTATGATGAAGAGAAAGTTCCTTATGTAAAAGAGATTGCTAATGATAAATATCATGGTGCACTTGGTGCCGAGGAACGCTACTTAAATCGCTTTGAGTTCTTCCGAATGACACTGAACTCTACGCGCGATATGGCGGCATTCTATGTCACAGGAGATGCTACTCAGAAGGACGAAATGGCTAAGTGGGTGCTTGACAAGAGCATTGCACCTTATCCTATACTCAAAACACAAGGCAAATATCCTTCGGTTGTCAATCCTGATGCCGCTCATGCCACAGCACAGACTGACAGGAATAAAGGTGGATTGTTGGGCACCTTGTCTGTTACCATTAGTGGCGTAGGAGGCGGTGCGCAATTCACTGCACCATCAGGAGCTTCACTCACAACCGACAACCTGACTCTTAACATCACCGATAAGGACTATGACAACTTCAACTACAACTACAAGAAAGTGCAGTTGCCTTACTATAATGAGGTGGGTAAAGGCAACTATACAGACGGTCGCGTAGTGACAGGATGGAAGATTACATCAATCACGGGAGGAACACCTGGCAGTTTTACTACCGACACCTATGACTATCCTTCCTTCAACTATGTCGACCGAAAATGCACTAACAAAGACCTCTATGGAACAGGCGGCAGTAATCGTGTGTTTGCACAAGGCGCATATTGGGAAGTGCCTGATGGCGTGGAATCCATCACCATCGAGCCATATTGGGCAAAAGCTGTCTATCTGAGTGATGCCAACTACGACGTCACATACAACGGAACATCAAAATATGGTGTTACTGTAGGAGGCTCTTGTCCTTCGACTTATAATGGACAGCAGGTGTATAATTCTGTATCTAGCGCTATGACTGCTTTAGGTAGCAATGCCTCACATTCCGTTTATGACTATGCTGTTGTATTAGTAGGAAACTATCATCAGTATTCCAATGATGCACTTGTCAAAGATAATAAACCTGTAACCTTTATGAGTGCCGACCTTGATGGAGACGACGAGCCGGATAACACTCTGTTCTATTATCACAATCAGCGTAAAAGAGTATCTCCGATACGTTTTGATTTCCTCAACATACCTGGTGTAGGTATGGTAAAGCGCACCTACGATGCTACTATGGATCCAGAGCCAGGCATCTTTAAACCACGAGGATGGTTTGAAATAACCAATACCGTGTTCATCCGTTTTGGTCAGTTTGAATATGCTGGAGGAAACAATGGAGACACGAAAGATAATATGGCACCTCTTATTCTGCAGGGCGGAATTTATGAGCAGTTCGTGTCATGTACGCGAGCCAATGCCCAAAACACCAACTACCTGCTTATTGGTAGCAATGCCTGGTTCAAGAATTTTGCTAATGGTTGCCACACGGCACAGGCAAACACAACCCCGAAAGTACCTATTAATGTAGCAGGTGGTGATTATACTAATTTCTATCTCACAGGAATTTATCAGCCAAATACTAATGAAAATGTAGAAAACGCAGAATGCTATATTGACGGCGGACGCTTTACTGAGGTAGCTGGTGCTGGTATGCAGCAAATTAAAGGTGATGTCACATGGCTTATTAATGCTGCAGACATTACAAGTTTCTTTGGCGGTGGCATCAATGCAACCAAGCCTATTACCGGTAGTATCAGCACTACCATCAGCAACAGTAATGTCGATGAATTCTATGGAGGTCCAAAGTTTGGAGATATGTACGAAGAAAAAACTGTCACTACCAATGCGACAGACTGCCATTTTGGTAAATTCTTCGGAGCAGGCTATGGCGGAACGGCATTCAACCGTGTAGGTTGCGAAGACGACAGTAAAACTGACAACAGCCGCGGTTGGGATTCTTGGGTAACTAAATACTATAAACGAGCATATGATGAAGGTAATGGCGGCATCAGTACTAACTATGATTATGAATTTATCTTACACTCCGACGGAAACCAGACTGTAGCACGTTTCTTTGTAAACTATGCATCTCTGTCATTGGCTTCTACAAGAAATGTCACAAACACGCTATCAGGTTGCACCATTGGAACTTTCTATGGTGGAGGTAGTTTAGGAGCTGTTAATGGCGATGTCAATTCTACGCTTACGAACTGTACTGTTACAGGTAGCGCATTTGGAGCTGGTTTCTCTGCATCAGTACCAACGGTTGAAGTATGGAATACAGGAGCATTTCTGACTCCTAAACCAACCTATAACCGCACGGCTAACGTATTTAATAATGCCAACGTTAAGACTCCTAAGGATAACGACCAATTTGATGTATATACCTGGAGTAACACCTACGGCACCAATGCAGACCCATTTACAGATGAAGATGGAAAGCATTACATCCATACTGATGTATCTCTTGAAGGTCTCGGTTCTGTCACTGGTAAGGCAACTCTCACCATCAACGGCACAACCACTGTTGGTAAAAGTGTCTATGGCGGTGGTGAGGAATCCGGTGTAGCTGGCGATACTGAAGTGAATGTCACCAGCGGTACCATTGGTAGTCAGGGCCAGGGTGGTGTTGAGTATGGCAACGTCTATGGCGGTGGCAAAGGTAAGGTTGGTGACAAGGTGGCTGGCTACGTTAAGGGTAATACGACAGTTAACATCAGTCAGGCATCAGCAGACAAACCTACAACCATCTATCACAATGTCTATGGCGGTGGTGCTTACGGCTCTGTGGGTGATTTTACTTACGATGGCACAACAGGTATGCCTACGGCTTGTGCTGAAAATACAGGTAGTTGCACCGTCAATATTCAAAGTGGCACCTTCGGTTGGGATGGTAAGGAGAACGGTATGGTGTTCGGTTCATCACGAGGTGACGTAGCCACTCCAGAGGGCGACCCTGCTGTTGACCCCAATGATCGCATGGCGTGGGTTTACAGCACGCATGTCACCATTGGCGATGCCGGTGCTGCAACGAGTCCTACGATTAAAGGTTCTGTCTATGGTAGTGGTGAGAATGGTCACACTTTCCAGAATACTATTGTAGATATAAATAAAGGTATTATTGGTATTACCGATACCGGCACTGACGGAGGTGCTGCTTATGCGTATCGCGGCAATGTCTATGGCGGTGGTTGCGGTACGGACAAGTATGACTCTGACGGTGATGATATAAAGGATGCGTACAACCCGCTGGCTGGTATTGTAAAGGGTACGACCACTGTCAACATCACCGGTGGTCACGTAGTGCATAATGTCTATGGCGCTGGTGCTATGGGTTCTGTGGGCGGTGGTGCTGATGCCGCAAGCGGAAAGACTACCATTAACATTTCTGGTGGCCGTATCGGTTATGATGGTGACGGAAATGGTCATATATTTGGTGCTGCCCGCGGTGAGTATGGCGTGAGCACTGCTGCTTCAGGTCTCGCTAACGTCAGGGAGACCTCAGTGAACATCAACTATACAACAACACCTGCGGCAGACAATGCCGACAAGAATGTTCAGCTCATCGCCGGTACTGTATTCGGTGGCGGCGAGGCCGGTACTGTCAAGGGAAGCGTAGCCGTCAACATGACGGGTGGTCTGATTCTGAAAGACGTCTATGGCGGTGGTGCCTTGGCTGACACGCAGACCGACAACTGGGATGCTACTGCTAATGAAAATGCGGGTGGCTGGGCTGACGCAGAAAAGAAATCTGCACTCCATACCACTACCGTTCGTTTGACTGGCGGACGTATCGGTGAAGATGTCTTTGGCGGTGGACTGGGAGAAGCCGGCAAACCTGCCTATGTATGGGGTGACGTACTGATTGACCTGAATGGTACCACATCATCAGGCGATACAGGCTCACCCATCGATGCGGATGCGAAGGGTTGTGTAGTTGGACAGGTCTTCGGTTGCAACAACATCAACGGAACGCCAAAGGGCACCGTCACCGTACACGTCTATGCCACACAATCTCCTGACAAGGACAACATCAGCACCAAACCGGCTAAGGGTACTGAGACGTTTGACGTCGAGGCTGTCTATGGCGGTGGCAGCCTGGCTGCTTATGAGCCTGAAGGCGGCAAGAACACCAATAAGTCTACCAAGGTCATCATCGATGGTTGCGGACTGACGAGCATCCGTCAGGTCTATGGTGGTGGTAACGCTGCTTCTACACCTGCTACCAATGTGGAGGTCAATGGCACCTACGAAATCCTGGAGCTCTTCGGTGGTGGTAACGGTCTTGATAATCTTCCCGACGGCAGACCTAACCCTGGTGCTAACGTGGGTTACAAGAACTATACGATTTACGAGAAAGACGGGGAGGACAAATGGATTGCCAAGGATGACCCTGCTTATGATACGAAAGAAGAACGAACAGCAGAAGCCAGTGCTATCGTCTATGGCACCGGCCAGGCTTCTGTAAACGTCTTCGGCGGTACCATTCACCGTGTCTTTGGTGGTTCTAACACCAAGGGTAATGTGAGAAAGAGCGCTGTCACCCTGCTGGACGAGAACAGCGGATGTGACTTCTGCGTGGATGAAGCATACGGTGGTGGTAAGAGTGCACCGATGGATGCCGAGGCTAAGCTGCTGATGGCTTGTATCCCAGGTCTGAAGGCTGCCTATGGTGGCGCTCGCGCTGCCGACATCCAGGGTGATGTGGTGCTCAATATCACTAATGGTACCTTCGACCGTATATTTGGTGGAAATAATGAGAGTGGTACCATCCGTGGTTCTATCGTCGTGAATATTGAGGAGACTGGCTGCCGACCACTTATCATCGGTGAACTCTATGGTGGTGGTAATCTGGCCGGCTATTCTAAATACGGTTATAAGAAAGTGGATGACGTGTGGTTGCCTCGTGAGGCAAAAGACGGACAGGAACCGGGCACTGTGCTTGCTGCTGATCCTCAGGTAAATGTCAGGTCGTTTACCAGTATCGGTAGTATCTATGGCGGTGGATATGGTGAGACGGCTGTCATGGTGGGCAACCCGCATGTGAACATCAATGTGACGGAAGGTAAGTATGCTGCAAATGGCTATGAAGGCACGGAAAAGACCATTGATGGTCATCAGGTGATTATTCCTCCCCACGTACAGGGTAAAATAGGTGCTATTCAGAATGTCTATGGTGGCGGTTATGGTGCCAAGGTGGATGGTGATACCTATGTGAATATCGGAACACAGGTTGGTGAGAGCATTGTGTTTAATACGCCCTTTACGAAAACGGTGAACAATATAGAGGTGATCACGACTTCTGAGGACCGTACCCATGAGGTGAAGGGTGTGGACATTCGTGGAAGTATCTATGGCGGTGGATATGGTTCTACTGCTGTGGTTACAGGTAATACAAATGTGCAAATAGGAAAGTGA
- a CDS encoding DUF5106 domain-containing protein, with protein sequence MRRWTILLLFFVCSVKGWTQENAFPYPEIPVSLTDEKARLAYTLEHFWENYDFRNSSQTNHQIGEQGFVDFANLMAYADSATCAKAAGIFAEGVISSEQRLNFFEELARHYLENPQSPLRNDMVYCHLLRAFPASPQRQFLIHQLSLNQPGMMSADCSFVDAEGNRVRLYDIQSQYVLLVFFDPQCEHCQEQMPQIKREPLLQKTSGLKVVYIDTNLNPDVMKVFYLPALPSLYLLDAHKRVVVKDGSLQQIVSQLNVLLP encoded by the coding sequence ATGCGTAGATGGACCATATTGCTGCTGTTTTTTGTCTGTTCTGTGAAAGGATGGACACAGGAGAATGCATTCCCGTATCCAGAGATACCGGTATCGCTGACAGACGAGAAAGCACGGTTAGCCTATACGTTGGAACATTTCTGGGAAAACTATGACTTTAGAAACTCTTCGCAAACCAACCATCAGATTGGCGAACAGGGTTTTGTTGACTTTGCCAATCTAATGGCATATGCTGATTCTGCAACTTGTGCCAAGGCTGCGGGCATCTTTGCAGAGGGTGTGATATCTTCGGAACAAAGACTGAACTTCTTTGAAGAGTTGGCTCGTCATTATTTGGAGAACCCACAGTCTCCGCTTCGCAACGACATGGTGTATTGCCATCTGCTACGCGCTTTTCCTGCATCGCCTCAGCGGCAGTTCCTCATTCATCAGTTATCCCTGAATCAACCGGGAATGATGTCGGCAGACTGTTCCTTTGTTGATGCAGAAGGTAACAGGGTGCGTCTTTATGATATCCAAAGCCAATACGTCCTCCTTGTGTTCTTTGACCCTCAATGTGAGCATTGTCAGGAGCAAATGCCTCAGATAAAACGTGAGCCTTTGTTGCAAAAAACATCGGGACTCAAGGTCGTTTATATTGATACGAACTTGAATCCCGATGTGATGAAGGTTTTTTATTTGCCAGCGTTACCGTCGCTTTATCTCTTGGATGCCCATAAGCGGGTTGTCGTCAAGGACGGGTCGTTACAGCAGATTGTCAGTCAGCTTAACGTACTACTTCCGTAA